Proteins from a single region of Hermetia illucens chromosome 3, iHerIll2.2.curated.20191125, whole genome shotgun sequence:
- the LOC119652006 gene encoding protein TRI1 has translation MSEVTKEQLQKEISDILKDADLASMSTKKVREQLEKTFKCDLNSRRQEIKEIVMDIVNSKESNEEDGSASESESEEEEEPAPKSKKRASTARKASPAKKKKKASSEEEDGSEADGNSDDNDSDYDAKPKKAAKGRKKGGRRKKGSDSDSDEDWKQTKKPKKAKGAGGGKGRGTGFTRPYTLSADLASVVGAESLPRYEVVKKIWSLIKERNLYDPKNKQYAICDPELLKIFGVKRFRTFSMLKYLKPHFID, from the exons ATATCCTCAAAGATGCCGATCTCGCTTCCATGTCGACGAAAAAAGTCCGTGAACAGTTAGAAAAAACTTTCAAATGTGATCTGAATTCACGGCGACAAGAAATTAAGGAAATCGTTATGGACATTGTGAATTCGAAAGAGTCAAACGAAGAAGATGGAAGCGCCTCTGAATCTGAATcagaagaagaggaggaaccAGCACCAAAATCAAAGAAACGTGCATCCACCGCCAGAAAAGCATCTCCcgctaaaaagaagaagaaggcttCAAGCGAAGAGGAGGATGGATCAGAAGCCGATGGCAACTCAGACGATAATGATTCAGACTACGATGCGAAGCCGAAAAAGGCAGCCAAGGGAAGGAAGAAGGGTGGTCGTAGGAAGAAGGGCTCCGACTCGGATTCCGATGAGGATTGGAAACAAACTAAAAAGCCTAAAAAG GCAAAAGGAGCTGGCGGTGGAAAGGGGAGGGGTACCGGTTTCACTCGTCCATATACACTATCTGCTGATCTAGCATCAGTCGTTGGTGCCGAATCCCTGCCACGCTACGAAGTGGTTAAGAAGATCTGGTCGTTGATAAAAGAACGTAACCTATACGACCCGAAGAATAAACAATATGCAATTTGTGACCctgaattattgaaaattttcgGCGTGAAACGATTCCGTACATTTTCaatgttgaaatatttaaaaccgCATTTCATAGACTAa